One segment of Agromyces albus DNA contains the following:
- a CDS encoding aspartate aminotransferase family protein, producing the protein MATLSPLLKQATPIIVDRASGSWISATDGVDYLDFTTGIGVTSTGHCHPRVVEAAREQTGRIIHAQYTTVLHKPLIELTERLGEVLPTGLDSVFYANSGSEAVEAAVRLARMATGRPNIVAFQGGFHGRTVAAASLTTAGTKFRSGFAPLMAGVHIAPFPAAFRYGWDEDVAIDFALRELDFLLQTTTSPADTAAFIIEPALGDGGYVPTPPRFLEGLRERADLHGIVLIIDEVQTGVGRTGRFWGHQYSSITPDILITAKGIASGFPISAIAASADLMASGWPGSQGGTYGGNAVAAAAAVATLDVVRDEELVANSQAMGDLLHAGLLALQHRFPVIGDVRGLGLMRALEFIDDRGEADSAMAAAVQRTAVSHRLLTLTCGTRGNVVRIIPPLVVSPHEIRFGLEALAATLEEVAA; encoded by the coding sequence ATGGCAACTCTCAGCCCCCTCTTGAAGCAGGCGACGCCGATCATCGTCGATCGAGCATCCGGATCCTGGATCTCTGCAACCGACGGCGTCGACTATCTCGATTTCACCACCGGCATCGGCGTGACGAGCACCGGACACTGCCACCCAAGGGTGGTGGAAGCAGCGCGTGAGCAGACGGGCCGGATCATCCACGCCCAGTACACGACCGTGCTGCACAAGCCGCTCATCGAACTGACCGAGCGCCTCGGCGAGGTGCTGCCCACCGGTCTCGACAGCGTCTTCTATGCGAACTCCGGCTCCGAAGCCGTCGAAGCAGCGGTCAGGCTCGCGCGCATGGCGACCGGGAGGCCGAACATCGTCGCGTTCCAAGGAGGCTTCCACGGACGCACCGTCGCCGCCGCGTCGCTCACCACCGCCGGGACCAAGTTCCGCTCGGGATTCGCGCCGCTGATGGCCGGGGTGCACATCGCACCGTTCCCCGCGGCATTCCGCTACGGCTGGGACGAGGATGTCGCCATCGACTTCGCGCTGCGCGAGCTCGACTTCCTCCTGCAGACGACGACGAGCCCGGCCGACACCGCGGCCTTCATCATCGAACCCGCGCTGGGCGACGGCGGCTACGTGCCCACACCGCCGCGGTTCCTCGAGGGGCTGCGCGAGCGCGCCGACCTGCACGGCATCGTGCTGATCATCGACGAAGTGCAGACCGGCGTCGGTCGCACCGGACGCTTCTGGGGCCACCAGTACTCGTCGATCACCCCCGACATCCTGATCACCGCCAAGGGCATCGCGAGCGGCTTCCCGATCAGCGCGATCGCGGCCTCGGCCGACCTGATGGCCAGTGGCTGGCCGGGCTCGCAGGGCGGAACGTACGGCGGCAACGCGGTCGCGGCGGCGGCCGCGGTGGCGACGCTCGACGTCGTCCGCGATGAGGAGCTCGTCGCCAACTCCCAGGCGATGGGCGACCTCCTCCACGCCGGGCTCCTCGCACTGCAGCATCGTTTCCCGGTCATCGGCGACGTGCGGGGGCTCGGACTCATGCGCGCCCTCGAGTTCATCGACGACCGCGGCGAAGCGGATTCCGCCATGGCCGCGGCGGTGCAGCGGACCGCGGTCTCCCACCGTCTGCTCACCCTCACGTGCGGCACGCGCGGCAACGTCGTGCGAATAATCCCACCACTCGTGGTCTCGCCTCACGAGATCCGGTTCGGCCTCGAGGCTCTCGCGGCCACGCTCGAGGAGGTGGCGGCATGA
- a CDS encoding cupin domain-containing protein, whose translation MIEAVVLADASTAPVEAHHSKETSTTPGQTEASAEVWAADGLRSGIWEVTPGTFASTRDGYHEICQILSGRATIEEPGGRTFDIAAGSLFITPAGWKGTWTIHETLRKSWVVFTLPVQGGRRPAE comes from the coding sequence ATGATCGAAGCCGTCGTCCTCGCCGATGCGTCCACCGCGCCGGTCGAGGCTCATCACTCCAAGGAAACCTCGACGACGCCCGGGCAGACCGAGGCCTCCGCTGAGGTGTGGGCCGCGGATGGACTTCGATCCGGGATCTGGGAGGTCACGCCGGGCACGTTCGCCAGCACCCGTGACGGATACCACGAGATCTGCCAGATCCTGAGCGGGCGAGCCACCATCGAGGAGCCAGGCGGCCGAACCTTCGACATCGCGGCCGGCTCGCTCTTCATCACTCCCGCCGGATGGAAGGGGACCTGGACGATCCATGAAACCCTTCGCAAGAGCTGGGTGGTGTTCACGCTTCCGGTTCAGGGCGGGCGTCGACCAGCCGAATGA
- a CDS encoding D-2-hydroxyacid dehydrogenase produces the protein MISAPHRRRPVVAVLYQVALPPRLAEVEQLADVRLTDADGLAEALDGADVLFQWHSFSPALRENWDAASSLRWIHVSAAGVSELFFEELTASDIVYSNSRGVLSRAIAEFALGFVLEMAKDARGSFRLQQQERWQHRITRKIHGRTALVVGTGSIGREIARVFRAMGMEVSGAGRTSRPGDRDFERILSSRDLARIVPDFDYLVLAAPLTIATRGLVSAEVLAAMKSSACLINVARGGIVDTGALTEALASGSIAGAALDVVDPEPLPQGHALWSMENVILTPHMSGDTEDHLDDLAQLFLDNLRRYCRGDPLHNVVDKGLGFVSEPDFDLIRLVDARPEPEA, from the coding sequence ATGATTTCAGCTCCGCATCGCCGGCGGCCCGTCGTCGCGGTCCTGTACCAAGTGGCGTTGCCGCCGCGCCTGGCGGAGGTCGAGCAGCTCGCGGATGTTCGGTTGACCGATGCGGACGGACTCGCCGAGGCGCTGGACGGGGCAGACGTGCTGTTCCAGTGGCACTCCTTCTCGCCGGCGTTGCGGGAGAACTGGGATGCCGCCTCCTCCCTCCGGTGGATTCATGTCTCTGCGGCCGGGGTGAGCGAGCTCTTCTTCGAAGAACTGACCGCCAGCGACATCGTCTACTCCAACTCCCGCGGTGTGCTCAGCCGGGCCATCGCGGAGTTCGCCCTCGGTTTCGTCCTGGAAATGGCCAAGGATGCGCGGGGCTCGTTCAGGCTCCAGCAGCAAGAGCGCTGGCAGCACAGGATCACACGGAAGATCCACGGCCGTACCGCCCTGGTGGTCGGCACCGGGTCCATCGGCCGTGAGATCGCCCGCGTATTCCGCGCCATGGGCATGGAGGTGAGCGGAGCGGGCCGGACGAGCCGGCCTGGTGATCGGGATTTCGAACGGATCCTCTCGTCACGGGACCTGGCCAGGATCGTCCCGGACTTCGACTACCTCGTGCTCGCTGCGCCGTTGACCATCGCGACGAGGGGATTGGTCAGCGCCGAGGTTCTTGCTGCCATGAAGTCCTCTGCATGCCTCATCAACGTTGCGCGCGGTGGGATCGTCGATACCGGAGCCCTGACCGAGGCGTTGGCGTCGGGATCCATTGCGGGTGCCGCGCTGGATGTCGTGGATCCCGAGCCGTTGCCCCAAGGACACGCCCTGTGGAGCATGGAGAACGTCATTCTCACGCCCCACATGAGCGGGGACACCGAGGACCACCTCGATGATCTGGCCCAATTGTTCCTGGACAACCTGCGGCGATACTGCAGGGGAGATCCGCTGCACAACGTCGTCGACAAAGGCCTCGGATTCGTCTCCGAACCGGACTTCGACCTCATTCGGCTGGTCGACGCCCGCCCTGAACCGGAAGCGTGA
- a CDS encoding haloacid dehalogenase type II — protein sequence MTDIDFRPEYISFDCYGTLINFHIEPTTRRLLAGRVPEAQMPAFLRDFRNYRYDQVCGSYYAYEQVLQDAYDRVCRKWNLELTEDAGKQLGDAVRSWGPHNDVPAPLKTMGEHYKLVILSNADDSFLEGSVPKLGAEFHAVYTAEQAGFYKPRYEAFEYMLDQLDAAPEDFVHVSSHTRYDLMPVHDLGFTNTVMLDRGYDPHSPAYGYTTVDSLDQLNTLLGLGRSNAAPAA from the coding sequence ATGACCGACATCGACTTCCGACCGGAGTACATCTCCTTCGATTGCTACGGCACCCTCATCAATTTCCACATCGAGCCCACGACGCGGAGACTTCTGGCGGGCCGAGTCCCCGAAGCGCAGATGCCAGCCTTCTTGCGCGACTTCCGCAACTACCGTTATGACCAGGTATGTGGCAGCTACTACGCCTACGAGCAGGTTCTCCAAGACGCGTACGACCGGGTCTGCAGGAAATGGAACCTCGAACTCACCGAGGATGCCGGGAAACAGCTCGGCGATGCTGTCCGGAGCTGGGGTCCGCACAACGACGTTCCCGCTCCGCTCAAGACGATGGGCGAGCACTACAAGCTGGTCATCCTGTCCAATGCCGACGACAGCTTCCTCGAAGGCTCGGTGCCGAAGCTCGGAGCCGAGTTCCACGCCGTGTACACGGCCGAGCAGGCCGGCTTCTACAAGCCGCGATACGAAGCGTTCGAGTACATGCTCGACCAGCTGGATGCCGCTCCCGAGGATTTCGTGCACGTCTCGTCCCACACGCGCTACGACTTGATGCCCGTGCACGACCTGGGTTTCACCAACACCGTCATGCTGGACCGCGGCTACGATCCCCACAGCCCGGCCTACGGCTACACCACCGTGGATTCCCTCGACCAGTTGAATACGCTTCTCGGTCTGGGACGGTCCAACGCCGCACCCGCGGCATGA
- a CDS encoding ABC transporter substrate-binding protein: MKARSRVQIAAGGFAIVLALTACSGTATSGTATGGDEAANVSKTSNTTDISEGVQPDEAAVDLLPQSYKDKGELTVAMDLHYPPTTFLADDNTTPIGLNPDIARLVAKKLGLELKFENTGFDTIIPGIEGGRYDFTATTMSPSPERLEVLDMIDYLNSGVSVAVPAGNPLELSNDDLCGRNIAVTKGSNAQLIHLPNVSEWTCESKGKPAINGVTLPNVQEALTQLASKRVDGVFYDTPSLVWADQQQPDTFTVLTPQMDTRSDHTVAIGLKKGSELTPALQAAVQSVLDSPEYQKSLETWGLTAAGITTAALN; encoded by the coding sequence ATGAAGGCCAGAAGCAGAGTACAGATCGCGGCCGGAGGATTCGCCATTGTGCTGGCACTGACCGCCTGCAGCGGCACCGCCACCAGCGGCACCGCCACCGGCGGCGACGAGGCTGCGAACGTCTCGAAGACATCGAACACGACCGACATCTCCGAGGGCGTCCAGCCTGACGAAGCCGCGGTCGACCTGCTCCCGCAGTCCTACAAGGACAAGGGTGAGCTGACCGTGGCCATGGACCTGCACTACCCGCCGACGACCTTCCTCGCCGACGACAACACCACCCCGATCGGACTCAACCCTGACATCGCCCGATTGGTCGCAAAGAAGCTCGGCCTCGAGCTGAAGTTCGAGAACACCGGTTTCGATACCATCATTCCCGGCATCGAGGGTGGTCGCTACGATTTCACCGCCACGACGATGTCCCCTTCGCCTGAACGGCTCGAGGTGCTTGACATGATCGACTACCTCAACAGCGGGGTATCGGTTGCCGTGCCCGCCGGGAACCCCCTCGAGCTCAGCAACGACGACCTGTGCGGCAGGAACATCGCGGTGACCAAGGGCTCGAACGCTCAGCTGATCCACCTGCCGAATGTCTCCGAATGGACGTGCGAATCGAAGGGCAAGCCCGCGATCAACGGCGTGACCCTGCCCAATGTCCAGGAGGCGTTGACGCAACTGGCCTCGAAGAGGGTCGACGGCGTGTTCTACGACACTCCGTCGCTGGTCTGGGCTGACCAGCAGCAGCCCGACACGTTCACTGTTCTGACGCCCCAGATGGATACCCGCTCGGACCACACCGTGGCCATCGGCCTGAAGAAGGGATCGGAACTGACGCCGGCCCTGCAGGCTGCAGTTCAGTCCGTCTTGGACAGCCCGGAGTACCAGAAGTCGCTCGAGACGTGGGGACTGACTGCTGCGGGCATCACGACCGCTGCCCTCAACTGA
- a CDS encoding amino acid ABC transporter permease: MSQVDVSLKPRIRRRSAFEYVVWVVCSLLGAGILYSVATNPNFKWDVVARYFTQETILRGLMVTIMLTVVSMVLGTLLGLALAIMRASSLKPIAATAGVYITFFRGTPVLVQLIFWFNIAALYPNLTIGIPFTDVQQAIDVNALMAPITAAIIGLTLNEAAYMAEIIRGGFSSVGKGQIEAADSLGMSGATKMRKIIIPQAMPSIIPATGNQVIGMFKETSLVSVLGVAELLQSAQLIYARTYETIPLLIVASLWYLVMTLILSYPQSQLEKKYSHSSAVLPRKAKRVVLAEPADVTEPVALTDPEGIAR, encoded by the coding sequence ATGAGCCAGGTCGACGTGTCCCTCAAGCCGAGGATTCGGCGCCGAAGCGCCTTCGAATACGTTGTATGGGTTGTCTGCAGTCTGCTCGGCGCGGGAATCCTCTACTCGGTGGCGACCAACCCGAACTTCAAATGGGACGTGGTCGCTCGGTACTTCACTCAGGAGACGATCCTCCGCGGACTGATGGTCACGATCATGCTGACCGTCGTGAGCATGGTGCTGGGTACGCTTCTGGGCCTTGCGCTGGCGATCATGAGGGCATCCAGCCTCAAGCCCATCGCGGCCACCGCGGGCGTGTACATCACGTTCTTCCGAGGTACCCCGGTTCTCGTGCAGCTCATCTTCTGGTTCAACATCGCTGCGCTGTATCCCAACCTCACGATCGGGATACCGTTCACCGACGTGCAGCAGGCGATCGACGTCAATGCACTGATGGCGCCGATCACGGCGGCGATCATCGGCCTGACGCTGAATGAAGCCGCATACATGGCGGAGATCATCCGCGGCGGGTTCTCCTCTGTCGGCAAGGGTCAGATCGAAGCAGCGGACTCGCTGGGGATGAGCGGCGCCACGAAGATGCGGAAGATCATCATTCCGCAGGCCATGCCGTCGATCATCCCAGCCACCGGCAATCAGGTCATCGGCATGTTCAAGGAGACCTCGCTCGTCAGTGTCCTGGGCGTTGCGGAACTTCTCCAGAGCGCGCAGTTGATCTATGCGCGCACCTACGAGACCATTCCCCTCCTCATCGTTGCCAGCCTCTGGTACCTGGTGATGACCCTCATCCTGAGCTACCCCCAGTCGCAGCTGGAGAAGAAGTACTCCCACTCCTCCGCTGTGCTCCCCAGGAAGGCGAAGCGAGTCGTCCTGGCAGAGCCGGCTGACGTGACGGAACCAGTTGCCTTGACCGACCCAGAAGGGATTGCACGATGA
- a CDS encoding amino acid ABC transporter ATP-binding protein, translating to MSDDGTIFARGLRKSFGPKTVLQDIDLEIASGEICCIIGPSGSGKSTLLRCMNGLESVDSGVLKVNGEHVGYYETETALHALSRKEVARQRTKVGMVFQQFNLFPNMTARENVMAGPVLVKRGDKQEAALRAQELLTSVGLRRFSDYYPAQLSGGQQQRVAVARSLAMEPRIMLFDEPTSALDPEKVGEVLTVMQNLAKKGMTMVVVTHEMGFAREVADTLLFMDEGCIVERGDAREVLSNPKERRTQAFLEKVL from the coding sequence ATGAGCGACGACGGAACGATCTTCGCCCGAGGGCTTCGAAAGTCCTTCGGACCGAAGACAGTGCTTCAGGACATCGACCTGGAGATCGCCTCCGGCGAGATCTGCTGCATCATCGGCCCCAGCGGCTCGGGAAAATCGACCCTCCTTCGATGCATGAACGGTCTGGAGTCGGTCGACTCTGGAGTCCTGAAAGTCAACGGTGAGCATGTCGGGTACTACGAAACGGAGACCGCCCTTCATGCGCTGAGCCGGAAGGAGGTCGCGCGGCAGCGCACCAAGGTGGGCATGGTCTTCCAGCAGTTCAACCTCTTTCCGAACATGACCGCCCGCGAGAACGTCATGGCAGGGCCAGTGCTGGTGAAGCGGGGTGACAAACAGGAAGCCGCCCTGCGGGCTCAAGAACTCCTGACCAGCGTCGGACTGAGGAGGTTCAGCGATTACTACCCCGCCCAACTGTCGGGCGGGCAGCAGCAGCGCGTGGCCGTGGCCCGCTCGCTGGCCATGGAGCCACGCATCATGCTGTTCGATGAACCCACGAGCGCCCTCGACCCCGAGAAGGTCGGCGAAGTCCTCACCGTCATGCAGAACTTGGCCAAGAAGGGGATGACCATGGTCGTCGTAACGCACGAGATGGGCTTTGCGCGAGAGGTGGCGGACACCCTGCTGTTCATGGACGAAGGATGCATCGTCGAACGCGGTGATGCCCGGGAGGTGCTCTCCAACCCGAAGGAGCGCCGGACCCAGGCATTCCTGGAGAAGGTGCTCTGA
- a CDS encoding phosphotransferase family protein: protein MESVTKNRQSSQVLKAMVARAYGQDSVPAGHSSWYSELGDGWFSAAYRIRLRGGRDVVLKVAPPAGIEVLTYERDAMRTELKTIELIGQLGDIPVPRVDYADLTREVCDADYFFMEHIDAENLAARMGELPRDEARRHMVELGALNRRINSIVGPAFGPITGPHHSSWDSAFLQMIDELLADGERRTVDLGATSDGIRQIVTGNIESLREVTEPRLVEWDLWPGNVLISGQGICAVVDHERAFFGDPLIEVGFAGTQSAHFGDSDAFMEGYGHPGLSTTEVTRRRLYQLHLCLVLTIETAYREYGDPNHSEWARQQLAESLAAF, encoded by the coding sequence TTGGAGAGTGTCACCAAGAACCGGCAGTCATCCCAAGTTCTGAAGGCGATGGTGGCCCGCGCCTACGGACAGGACTCGGTGCCTGCCGGCCACTCCTCCTGGTACTCCGAGTTGGGCGATGGCTGGTTCAGTGCCGCGTATCGCATCAGGCTCCGCGGCGGGCGGGATGTCGTGCTGAAGGTCGCACCTCCGGCCGGCATCGAGGTGTTGACCTATGAACGCGATGCGATGCGCACGGAGCTGAAGACCATCGAACTGATCGGGCAGCTCGGCGATATCCCCGTCCCGAGGGTCGACTACGCCGACCTCACCCGTGAAGTCTGCGATGCCGACTACTTCTTCATGGAGCACATCGACGCCGAGAACCTCGCGGCCAGGATGGGTGAGCTGCCGCGAGACGAGGCGCGGCGGCACATGGTCGAACTCGGTGCGTTGAACCGGCGGATCAACTCCATCGTCGGCCCCGCGTTCGGCCCGATCACCGGACCCCACCACTCGAGCTGGGACAGTGCGTTTCTCCAGATGATCGACGAGCTCCTGGCTGACGGTGAGCGGCGCACCGTAGATCTGGGTGCCACCTCCGACGGCATTCGGCAGATCGTCACCGGCAACATCGAGAGCCTCCGCGAGGTCACCGAGCCACGGCTCGTCGAATGGGACCTCTGGCCCGGAAACGTGCTGATCAGCGGCCAGGGCATCTGTGCCGTCGTCGACCATGAACGTGCGTTCTTCGGCGACCCCCTCATCGAAGTGGGGTTCGCCGGCACGCAATCAGCGCACTTCGGGGACTCCGACGCGTTCATGGAAGGCTACGGCCACCCTGGACTCTCGACCACGGAAGTCACACGCCGGAGGCTCTACCAGCTCCACCTCTGCCTGGTCCTGACAATCGAGACCGCCTACCGAGAGTACGGGGACCCGAACCACTCCGAGTGGGCTCGCCAACAACTGGCGGAAAGCCTCGCGGCCTTCTGA
- a CDS encoding LacI family DNA-binding transcriptional regulator: MTPVIGAPRAGEIGEVAGVSTRTVSRFLSGRVQVSDTTKRRIETAMRELGYGTTRFGVISLHGASRGILEKIFRGIVEAARDTEHEITLTDVVPNGDGVASSILAAMAKQAREGVGGFVVVSTHEDVVRAVQEFDGEVPVVLALDDDNEFASVGIDSYNGAVQATRHLLALGHTRLAFVAGPRTLGHAQARERAFLRSLEEAGVAPVAIVDGDWSARSGLGAGRRLRDTDATAVFCASDQMALGLMHAYSEVGKHAPDDISVVGYDDDDGAAYFAPPLTTVRQDYAEVGRRSYVTLVGLARGERRRSLHLVPELVVRSSTGEASGSSPARVG, translated from the coding sequence GTGACACCGGTCATCGGTGCGCCGCGCGCGGGCGAGATCGGCGAAGTCGCAGGCGTCAGCACCAGAACCGTGTCACGGTTCCTCAGCGGACGCGTGCAGGTCAGTGACACGACGAAGCGCCGCATCGAGACCGCCATGCGAGAACTCGGTTACGGAACGACGCGGTTCGGCGTCATCAGCCTGCACGGGGCGAGCCGCGGCATCCTCGAGAAGATCTTCCGGGGAATCGTCGAGGCTGCACGCGACACCGAGCATGAGATCACGTTGACCGATGTCGTTCCGAACGGCGACGGAGTCGCGAGCTCCATTCTCGCCGCCATGGCGAAGCAGGCACGCGAGGGTGTCGGCGGCTTCGTCGTCGTCTCGACTCATGAGGACGTTGTCAGGGCGGTGCAGGAGTTCGACGGTGAGGTGCCCGTCGTCCTCGCGCTCGACGACGACAACGAGTTCGCTTCGGTCGGGATCGATTCCTACAACGGTGCGGTGCAGGCGACCCGGCACCTCCTCGCGCTCGGTCACACCAGGCTCGCGTTCGTCGCAGGCCCGCGAACTCTCGGGCACGCTCAGGCCCGAGAACGGGCGTTCCTCCGCTCGCTCGAGGAGGCGGGGGTCGCTCCGGTCGCCATCGTCGACGGGGATTGGTCGGCGCGGTCGGGGCTCGGGGCCGGCCGCCGCTTGCGGGACACCGACGCGACGGCGGTCTTCTGCGCGAGCGACCAGATGGCGCTCGGGCTCATGCACGCCTACTCGGAAGTCGGCAAGCACGCACCCGACGACATCAGCGTCGTGGGGTACGACGACGACGACGGAGCCGCATACTTCGCCCCTCCGCTCACCACGGTCCGCCAGGACTACGCAGAGGTCGGCCGTCGCTCGTACGTGACGCTGGTCGGCCTTGCACGCGGCGAACGACGACGCAGCCTCCATCTCGTGCCCGAGCTCGTCGTCCGCTCGTCGACCGGCGAAGCCTCGGGTTCATCTCCGGCGAGAGTCGGCTGA
- a CDS encoding carbohydrate ABC transporter permease: MTLTDVDRAALETTDEVKRTERGALRASRRRQRRGDAGDHSGLAASRGGSKWFVLIGLILFTIYSVGPAWWLIVSATKSKEQLYTTNGLWFADFNLFENLSSLFTYQDGIFGVWLGNSTLYALAGAAGQTLVALAAGYGLAMYQFRGKGTSMAFIIGSFLIPGALLTIPSYLLFVQIGIYDTVWAMILPAFFGPFSVYLAKVYTEGAMPPELMEAARIDGAGEYRIFFSIGLRLLTTAGATVFLLHFVAIWNAFFGPLVFLRAAERWPVMLGLYSWLQRGTDSTVDLTSLVITGSLVATIPMVLLMVAMQRYWRAGVTMGSLK; this comes from the coding sequence ATGACCCTGACAGATGTCGACCGCGCGGCCCTTGAGACGACCGACGAGGTGAAGCGGACGGAGCGAGGGGCGCTGCGCGCCTCTCGTCGCAGGCAGCGACGCGGAGACGCGGGTGACCATTCGGGCCTCGCCGCTTCGCGTGGCGGTTCGAAGTGGTTCGTGCTCATCGGACTGATCCTCTTCACGATCTACTCGGTCGGCCCCGCATGGTGGCTCATCGTCTCGGCGACGAAGTCGAAGGAACAGCTGTACACGACGAACGGACTCTGGTTCGCCGACTTCAACCTCTTCGAGAACCTGTCCTCGTTGTTCACGTACCAGGACGGCATCTTCGGAGTATGGCTCGGGAACTCTACGCTCTACGCACTCGCTGGCGCGGCAGGACAGACGCTCGTCGCCCTCGCTGCCGGCTACGGCTTGGCGATGTACCAGTTCAGGGGCAAGGGAACCTCGATGGCATTCATCATCGGCTCCTTCCTCATCCCCGGTGCGCTCCTGACGATCCCGTCCTACCTGCTCTTCGTGCAGATCGGGATCTACGACACCGTCTGGGCGATGATCCTCCCGGCCTTCTTCGGTCCCTTCTCCGTCTACCTGGCAAAGGTCTACACCGAGGGCGCGATGCCCCCCGAACTGATGGAGGCCGCTCGGATCGATGGGGCCGGCGAGTATCGCATCTTCTTCAGCATCGGCCTGCGCCTGCTGACCACGGCCGGTGCGACGGTCTTCCTCCTGCATTTCGTCGCGATCTGGAATGCGTTCTTCGGTCCGCTCGTCTTCCTTCGCGCCGCCGAGCGCTGGCCCGTGATGCTCGGCCTCTACTCCTGGCTGCAGCGGGGAACGGATTCGACCGTCGACCTCACCAGCCTCGTCATCACCGGTTCGCTGGTGGCGACGATTCCCATGGTCCTCCTCATGGTCGCCATGCAGCGGTACTGGCGAGCCGGCGTCACGATGGGAAGCCTCAAGTGA
- a CDS encoding carbohydrate ABC transporter permease has protein sequence MSSVAVVRDPEISAGPPSEPTKRGRPASPRLSWRSLQRIKGASFTWPFFIGFAVFTILPVVLALGQSLFSEKSSGLGFGEAEISFSGVDNFTRGLTDGIFWTSMLRVGIYAAIVVPVTQIVSLALALLIDAVTRRVANRFRLSLLIPYMIPGIVATMIWIYLYSPVVGPFQPIFDALGLDINFFSGSLIWFSIGNLALWGNIGFNMLILYGALQAVPREIFDAARVDGASDFRIAMSIKVPYVRGSLVLTGVLSIIGTLQIFAEPTLFRAVSPETITKDFTPAMVIFNQAFQVGNLNYAAALSIILAAVVGIASAIIYRFTNKVEQ, from the coding sequence ATGTCTTCTGTAGCAGTGGTTCGCGATCCAGAGATCAGTGCTGGGCCCCCATCCGAACCGACCAAGCGCGGAAGACCCGCGTCTCCTCGCCTGTCATGGCGCAGCCTCCAGCGAATCAAAGGGGCCTCGTTCACGTGGCCGTTCTTCATCGGGTTCGCCGTCTTCACGATCCTTCCGGTCGTCCTGGCCCTCGGCCAGAGCCTGTTCTCCGAGAAGTCGTCTGGTCTGGGTTTCGGTGAGGCTGAAATCAGCTTCTCCGGCGTCGACAACTTCACCCGCGGCCTCACCGACGGGATCTTCTGGACGTCGATGCTCCGCGTCGGCATCTATGCCGCGATCGTCGTGCCCGTCACGCAGATCGTGAGTCTCGCGCTCGCCCTGCTGATCGACGCGGTCACCCGACGAGTGGCGAACCGTTTCCGGCTCTCGTTGCTCATCCCGTACATGATTCCGGGCATCGTCGCGACGATGATCTGGATCTACCTCTACAGCCCTGTGGTCGGCCCGTTCCAGCCGATCTTCGACGCGCTCGGCCTGGACATCAACTTCTTCTCCGGTTCGCTGATCTGGTTCTCGATCGGAAACCTCGCCCTCTGGGGGAACATCGGCTTCAACATGCTCATCCTGTACGGCGCGCTGCAGGCGGTGCCTCGCGAGATCTTCGACGCGGCACGTGTCGACGGAGCATCCGACTTCCGCATCGCGATGTCGATCAAAGTCCCCTACGTCCGGGGTTCGCTCGTGTTGACCGGCGTGCTCTCGATCATCGGCACGCTGCAGATCTTCGCCGAGCCGACGCTCTTCCGCGCGGTGTCTCCCGAGACGATCACGAAGGACTTCACTCCCGCCATGGTGATCTTCAACCAGGCGTTCCAGGTCGGCAACCTCAACTACGCCGCCGCGCTGTCGATCATCCTGGCTGCGGTCGTAGGCATCGCCTCGGCCATCATCTACCGCTTCACGAACAAGGTTGAACAATGA